The following proteins come from a genomic window of Rutidosis leptorrhynchoides isolate AG116_Rl617_1_P2 chromosome 10, CSIRO_AGI_Rlap_v1, whole genome shotgun sequence:
- the LOC139872175 gene encoding uncharacterized protein: MGKGKLSIDNDGDEMEGESSSSSLSRSRVHVDEVRPFRTRYPGLVRLKAYIFDGLGDYYNKEWDLVEGNGKDKEFCWYHVEIPKGNQKLSQSAQYLIDVLCPPLKLQDILSLISNGPYCGHVDGALVFRVNSPGPPSSKFTFRLAARVTENSVITVSLGRVPRLGFSPMGQSLLSEIPSVESPSAKHSGTRGNDGIVIKEHVLDFLLTMNHSEEADNPVPKSVSNLVVHIVDTHVDHLEDVVTKLEIELDSVEVDMDKGGFSLKKQLLDDRRFPKMHLDLQRLLQVITHGEQVFPRVKEKCASKEWFASEDINSLEELIGRLRRLKDNVGFISNRVTAVQAGLDSWQAEQINRKLYYLSFLSIIFLPLSIITGVFGMNVGGVPWTGQRDPALVDGFRNVMLVCLATLGLVLLCFLFPFLYSRITAWKRQRALKRSWSLNRRSFLKRTVPDERGGYLRL, from the exons ATGGGTAAGGGGAAATTAAGCATAGATAATGATGGAGATGAAATGGAGGgagaatcatcatcttcatcattgtcACGATCTCGTGTTCATGTCGATGAGGTTCGCCCATTTCGAACACGTTATCCGGGCTTAGTTAGGTTAAAAGCTTATATCTTTGATGGGTTAGGTGATTACTACAATAAGGAATGGGATTTAGTAGAGGGTAATGGTAAAGATAAAGAATTTTGTTGGTATCATGTCGAAATCCCGAAAGGAAACCAAAAGCTTTCGCAATCCGCTCAATACTTAATCGATGTTCTCTGTCCACCATTGAAACTTCAAGACATTCTTTCGTTAATTAGCAACGGACCCTATTGTGGGCATGTTGATGGAGCACTTGTGTTTAGGGTTAACTCACCCGGACCACCTTCAAGCAAGTTTACGTTTCGGTTAGCCGCTAGGGTTACTGAGAATTCTGTTATTACGGTTTCGTTGGGTCGGGTCCCACGGTTAGGGTTTTCGCCTATGGGTCAGTCTTTGCTTTCGGAGATACCGAGTGTTGAGAGCCCGAGTGCTAAACATAGTGGGACCCGGGGAAACGATGGGATTGTGATTAAGGAACATGTTCTTGATTTTTTATTGACGATGAATCATTCTGAAGAGGCGGATAATCCGGTTCCGAAATCGGTTTCTAATTTGGTTGTGCATATTGTTGATACACATGTGGATCATCTTGAGGATGTTGTTACTAAACTTGAGATCGAGCTCGACTCTGTAGAAGTTGATATGGATAAAG GTGGTTTTTCATTGAAGAAACAATTGCTGGATGATAGAAGATTCCCTAAAATGCATTTAGACTTGCAACGCCTCTTGCAG GTGATTACTCATGGTGAACAAGTGTTTCCACGAGTGAAAGAAAAATGTGCATCAAAAGAATGGTTTGCAAGTGAAGACATAAATTCACTAGAAGAGTTGATAGGTAGACTTAGAAGATTAAAGGATAACGTCGGTTTTATCTCGAATCGAGTCACTGCTGTTCAGGCGGGTCTTGACAGCTGGCAGGCCGAGCAAATCAATCGCAAGCTCTACTATCTATCATTTTTATCCATCATATTTCTCCCTTTATCCATCATCACAGGAG TGTTTGGGATGAACGTGGGAGGCGTTCCTTGGACGGGACAACGGGATCCAGCGCTAGTAGACGGTTTCAGAAACGTGATGTTGGTTTGTCTGGCAACGTTAGGTCTCGTGCTCTTATGCTTCTTGTTTCCATTTCTTTATAGTCGAATAACTGCTTGGAAAAGACAAAGAGCGTTAAAACGAAGCTGGTCTTTAAACCGTAGATCCTTCCTGAAAAGAACAGTTCCCGATGAGCGAGGAGGGTACCTTCGGCTCTGA